One Pyrofollis japonicus DNA window includes the following coding sequences:
- a CDS encoding carbohydrate ABC transporter permease translates to MPYLLVTPALIYMLFFIGYPLLQGIRLAFLDEHGHFTTANVDYLLSSPLSRFKDALVYTIVITGIVVPTEFVIALLMAFFFNSFRFRGKNAAIYVAILPLTISDVAAGLIWYSMLTGNGFINKLLINLGIISQPVQFFGYAHRDMELLAIVVTEIWRSTAIVFVILLAGLQMISSEYLEAAEVFGASSFQRLRYIVFPLLLPSIQAALIIRTLFALQIFGDVWILAGRDIPVLAGEAYYEQVELHHAGVAALYALVIAAISIALGAFYIKVFRAKYLETGR, encoded by the coding sequence ATGCCCTACTTGCTTGTAACGCCTGCGCTCATCTACATGCTCTTCTTTATAGGTTACCCGCTCCTCCAGGGTATCAGACTCGCGTTTTTGGATGAACATGGTCACTTCACTACGGCGAATGTAGACTATCTCTTAAGTAGCCCACTTTCAAGATTTAAAGACGCACTCGTCTATACAATAGTTATTACTGGAATAGTTGTTCCGACAGAGTTCGTGATAGCCCTATTGATGGCGTTCTTTTTTAACAGTTTCCGTTTCCGCGGAAAAAACGCAGCCATTTATGTTGCAATACTTCCCTTAACTATAAGCGATGTAGCTGCAGGCCTTATCTGGTACTCTATGCTAACTGGTAACGGATTTATAAACAAGCTTCTTATTAATCTCGGAATCATTTCGCAACCTGTACAGTTCTTCGGATACGCGCACCGGGACATGGAGCTCTTAGCCATAGTGGTTACTGAGATTTGGAGAAGTACTGCAATAGTGTTCGTAATCCTACTAGCTGGTCTACAGATGATAAGCTCGGAGTACCTTGAGGCTGCTGAGGTTTTTGGTGCATCAAGTTTCCAGAGGCTTCGTTATATCGTATTCCCGTTGCTACTCCCAAGCATACAAGCAGCGTTAATTATCAGAACCCTCTTTGCTCTACAGATTTTTGGCGATGTATGGATACTTGCTGGGCGCGACATACCTGTCCTCGCAGGAGAGGCCTACTACGAACAAGTGGAACTCCACCACGCGGGCGTTGCAGCGCTTTATGCACTAGTCATAGCGGCTATATCTATAGCTCTTGGAGCTTTCTACATCAAGGTTTTCCGTGCAAAATACTTGGAGACGGGGCGTTAA